The following proteins come from a genomic window of Paenibacillus wynnii:
- a CDS encoding YheC/YheD family protein, producing MGRKNVGILLNSSMYRGIPQLKTGQESLSNYEDAASLFSITPCFLRLEDIDLHSGYCYAYIKESQGYRRKVISIPRVIHNRAIYSQINTRMDRLIKYGPTVFNSCNRYGKDVIHKLLGNNPELQRFLPATEKGVSGLKIMMSRFPDLILKPCRGSVGNGVMRLTHQGHGKWSWSYRLRSTGRWVIIPVNQYVLPKQLLARLTAVPYLIQERIPLAEVAGRPFDLRVTVQRGWGGEWQVTGLFAKLAPAGGFVSNIARGGEAVSSLFALESVFSKEKAASIRMSAISLGLSIARGLDRSLPGLADIGLDIGITGDGRAFFIECNGRDQRYGFHKAGLNEAWKDSYNRPMGYAKYLLERDERG from the coding sequence ATGGGGCGAAAGAACGTCGGAATACTGCTCAACTCCTCTATGTACCGGGGTATTCCCCAGCTCAAAACGGGACAGGAATCCCTCTCCAACTATGAGGATGCCGCCTCTTTATTTAGCATTACCCCCTGCTTCCTGAGGCTGGAAGATATAGATTTACACTCCGGGTACTGTTATGCCTATATAAAAGAATCCCAAGGATATCGAAGAAAAGTTATTTCTATCCCCCGTGTTATTCACAATCGGGCGATTTACAGCCAGATAAATACTAGGATGGATCGGCTGATCAAATATGGACCGACGGTGTTCAATTCGTGCAACCGTTACGGGAAAGATGTCATTCACAAATTGCTCGGAAATAATCCCGAGCTGCAACGTTTTTTACCGGCTACAGAAAAAGGGGTCAGCGGTCTGAAGATTATGATGAGCCGCTTCCCGGATCTCATCCTTAAGCCGTGCCGTGGAAGCGTAGGCAATGGTGTCATGCGTTTAACCCACCAAGGCCATGGGAAATGGAGTTGGAGTTACAGGTTGCGATCGACAGGACGTTGGGTAATCATCCCTGTGAATCAGTACGTTTTGCCTAAGCAATTGCTGGCCCGTCTGACAGCCGTTCCTTATCTGATACAAGAGCGTATCCCTCTTGCTGAGGTGGCAGGACGTCCATTCGATCTTCGTGTCACAGTCCAGCGAGGTTGGGGTGGAGAGTGGCAGGTAACCGGACTGTTTGCCAAATTGGCACCCGCCGGAGGATTTGTATCCAATATCGCCCGCGGCGGGGAAGCCGTGAGTTCATTATTTGCTTTGGAAAGTGTCTTCTCTAAGGAAAAAGCCGCCAGCATCCGAATGTCCGCCATAAGTTTGGGGCTGTCTATTGCGAGGGGTCTTGATCGCAGTCTGCCGGGTCTGGCTGATATAGGGCTGGATATCGGGATCACGGGGGATGGGCGTGCGTTTTTCATTGAATGCAACGGCCGCGACCAGCGTTACGGGTTTCACAAAGCAGGTCTCAACGAGGCATGGAAAGACAGCTACAACCGACCGATGGGATATGCCAAGTATTTACTGGAACGGGACGAACGGGGATAA
- the asd gene encoding archaetidylserine decarboxylase (Phosphatidylserine decarboxylase is synthesized as a single chain precursor. Generation of the pyruvoyl active site from a Ser is coupled to cleavage of a Gly-Ser bond between the larger (beta) and smaller (alpha chains). It is an integral membrane protein.) has product MVKQFLRLMTELSSHRWLSRLMGFISHSRLSRLFIPVFIRTYQIPAIQAEKNLEEYRTLNEFFSRRLKPGMRPIATETDALVSPVDAMITAMGDITSGMIMNVKGQDYNLEDLLNHSPHLELYKKGFFFVLYLSPTDYHRIHSPLKGRKVETDYLRGRAYPVNDFGMRHMKAVLSRNERLITYIAGDYGEAAVVKVGAMNVSSIRYSDDSAEAWQRGDDLAYFEFGSTVVLLTESGTFTPRPGLRVDTKVKMGEWLGTLHKPE; this is encoded by the coding sequence ATGGTTAAACAATTTCTGCGGCTGATGACCGAGCTATCCTCGCACAGATGGCTTTCCAGGTTGATGGGTTTTATATCCCACAGCAGACTCAGCCGCCTATTTATCCCAGTATTTATTCGAACTTATCAAATTCCCGCAATCCAGGCGGAAAAGAATCTTGAAGAATACCGTACCCTTAATGAATTTTTCAGCCGCCGATTGAAACCCGGAATGCGGCCTATTGCAACAGAGACGGATGCTCTGGTTAGCCCTGTGGATGCAATGATCACCGCGATGGGTGATATCACCTCAGGCATGATTATGAATGTAAAAGGACAAGATTACAATCTGGAAGACCTGCTTAATCATTCCCCGCATCTAGAGCTTTACAAGAAGGGCTTCTTTTTTGTGCTTTACTTAAGTCCTACCGATTATCACCGCATCCATTCACCCCTGAAAGGGCGAAAGGTGGAGACGGATTATCTTCGGGGCCGGGCCTACCCTGTCAATGATTTCGGGATGAGGCATATGAAGGCTGTTCTGAGCCGAAATGAACGGCTCATTACTTATATCGCGGGGGATTATGGAGAGGCCGCAGTAGTAAAAGTAGGCGCAATGAATGTCAGCAGTATCCGGTATTCCGATGACAGCGCTGAAGCTTGGCAGAGAGGCGACGATCTTGCTTACTTCGAGTTCGGCTCCACGGTAGTACTGCTTACGGAAAGCGGTACCTTTACCCCGCGTCCGGGCTTAAGGGTGGATACCAAGGTGAAGATGGGCGAGTGGTTAGGAACCCTTCATAAGCCTGAATAA
- a CDS encoding SDR family oxidoreductase: MKNLKTAGNRRTALVTGTSSGFGLLISIELAKRGFNVVAGMRRPQASEPLMKAAELAGVAGAISVVEMDITNESQVLAAVEQARTQFGTIDVLVNNAGGVWGGFAEEVPLTLWREQMETNFIGNVSVTQAVLPWMRKQGCGLIIQMSSISGVVGFPGFGPYAASKFALEGFTECLALEVKPFGIDVVLVEPGSYGTDIWEKGFATMQAPSDSPYRRMLESVLAYARSSASSSGNPQEVADLIGDIACSRRRCFRYMLPRSTVWTARGKRWLPDNWFKQILMAALKGNK; encoded by the coding sequence ATGAAGAACCTTAAGACGGCTGGAAACCGGCGGACTGCGCTTGTTACCGGCACTTCGTCGGGCTTCGGTCTGCTGATCAGCATAGAACTGGCGAAGCGGGGATTTAATGTAGTGGCTGGCATGCGCCGTCCTCAGGCCTCGGAACCCTTAATGAAGGCAGCCGAACTGGCAGGAGTAGCTGGGGCTATATCTGTCGTCGAGATGGATATAACGAATGAGAGCCAGGTACTTGCCGCAGTTGAACAGGCAAGGACACAGTTTGGGACCATCGACGTACTGGTCAATAATGCAGGCGGAGTGTGGGGCGGCTTCGCTGAAGAAGTGCCTCTGACATTATGGCGGGAGCAAATGGAGACTAACTTTATAGGCAATGTATCTGTGACCCAAGCGGTACTTCCATGGATGCGCAAGCAGGGCTGCGGATTGATTATACAAATGAGCAGTATCAGCGGGGTGGTCGGATTCCCGGGATTCGGACCTTATGCTGCTTCCAAGTTCGCGCTGGAGGGTTTCACTGAATGTCTGGCGCTTGAGGTGAAACCTTTCGGCATCGATGTGGTGCTGGTAGAGCCTGGTTCATATGGGACAGACATTTGGGAAAAAGGTTTCGCAACCATGCAGGCTCCATCCGATTCTCCTTACCGAAGGATGTTGGAATCCGTGCTTGCTTATGCCAGAAGCAGTGCCTCGAGCAGCGGGAATCCGCAAGAAGTAGCTGATTTAATCGGAGATATCGCCTGCTCCCGTCGCCGATGTTTCCGGTATATGCTGCCTCGCTCGACAGTGTGGACGGCTCGCGGCAAGAGATGGCTGCCAGACAACTGGTTCAAGCAAATCCTTATGGCTGCGCTGAAGGGCAACAAGTAA
- a CDS encoding helix-turn-helix domain-containing protein has protein sequence MLHASPSSFVILPTLAKIMCEPGWKWQKREKPLQNYDLFYVWSGEGTVVRGGIPFQVGKGSCFLFRPGDHTSATHNPQKPLVLTYIHFDVTGDIKDIPLPYRELTETVEFEHMLARYVRLFLVKTFAAEEEGQLILKQLMIHLLREDRVMPVERNASNQLTEVIHEVANYVSQHPGASHRVEDLAARAGLSPRYFSIKFKELIGSSVQSYVIRARIERAQHLLLYAGMNVTEVADALGYRDIFFFSRQFKQHTGKSPSEIR, from the coding sequence ATGTTGCATGCATCGCCGTCCTCTTTTGTCATCCTGCCCACCCTTGCCAAAATTATGTGTGAGCCGGGCTGGAAGTGGCAAAAAAGAGAGAAGCCGCTGCAAAATTACGATTTATTCTATGTCTGGAGCGGAGAAGGTACGGTTGTTAGGGGAGGTATTCCTTTCCAGGTTGGTAAAGGAAGCTGTTTCTTATTCCGACCGGGTGACCATACGAGTGCGACTCATAATCCGCAAAAGCCGCTTGTACTTACATACATTCATTTTGATGTCACTGGCGACATAAAGGATATTCCGCTTCCATACCGTGAGCTTACAGAAACGGTGGAATTTGAGCATATGCTGGCTAGGTACGTACGTCTCTTTCTGGTCAAGACCTTCGCTGCAGAGGAAGAAGGCCAATTGATCCTGAAACAGCTGATGATTCATCTGCTGCGGGAAGACCGGGTCATGCCAGTGGAACGCAATGCAAGCAATCAGTTGACGGAAGTGATCCATGAGGTAGCCAACTACGTGAGTCAGCATCCCGGGGCGTCCCACAGGGTGGAGGACCTAGCGGCGCGTGCGGGTCTGTCACCACGTTATTTTTCAATTAAGTTCAAGGAACTTATAGGCTCTTCTGTGCAATCCTACGTTATTCGTGCCCGTATTGAACGGGCTCAGCACTTGCTGCTATATGCCGGAATGAACGTGACAGAGGTGGCGGATGCGCTCGGTTACCGGGATATTTTCTTCTTCAGCCGCCAGTTCAAGCAGCATACCGGTAAAAGTCCGTCCGAGATCCGCTGA
- a CDS encoding aminotransferase class I/II-fold pyridoxal phosphate-dependent enzyme, with protein MNELAGQLNENIKSGNEHVYDMLSTLGKEIYFPKEGILSQSAEAAAHAKKYNATIGIATEKGVPMHLGVIQDKLSAFHPRDLYGYAPPAGKPELRTVWAQKMLRENPSLEGKSISNPIVTNALTHGLSIVADLFAEQGDAVIYPDKNWENYELTFGIRRHSETVNYPLFTENYKFNSAGLTDALLAQKDKGKAIVLLNFPNNPTGYTPSREEGEEIVAAILKAAEAGINVVVVSDDAYFGLFFEDSLKESLFGQLANLHPRVLAIKIDGATKEEFVWGFRVGFITYASENKELLAALEQKTLGIIRATISSGPHPSQTFVLEALKAPEFSAQKEEKFQIMKGRANTVKTLLDSGKYGDDVWTYYPFNSGYFMCLKLHTVSAEALRLHLIHNYGLGTIALGETDLRIAFSCIEEENLEDLFDLVYSGIRDLEKA; from the coding sequence ATGAATGAACTTGCTGGACAATTGAATGAAAATATCAAGTCCGGAAATGAACATGTGTACGATATGCTCTCCACATTAGGCAAGGAAATCTATTTTCCAAAAGAAGGAATTCTTAGTCAGTCTGCTGAGGCGGCTGCCCATGCCAAGAAATACAATGCCACAATCGGTATTGCAACCGAAAAAGGTGTTCCTATGCATCTCGGTGTTATTCAGGATAAGCTGTCCGCTTTCCATCCAAGAGATCTTTACGGCTATGCTCCACCTGCAGGAAAACCCGAGCTGCGTACTGTATGGGCTCAGAAGATGCTGCGTGAGAATCCTTCTCTTGAAGGCAAATCCATCAGCAATCCTATCGTTACAAACGCGCTTACACACGGCCTAAGTATTGTAGCTGATCTTTTTGCAGAGCAGGGCGATGCCGTTATCTACCCGGACAAAAACTGGGAGAATTACGAGCTAACCTTCGGAATCCGCCGTCATAGCGAAACCGTTAACTATCCGCTTTTCACAGAGAACTATAAATTTAACAGTGCAGGACTAACTGACGCCTTGTTGGCTCAGAAAGATAAAGGAAAAGCAATTGTGCTTTTGAACTTCCCGAACAACCCCACCGGCTACACGCCTAGCAGAGAAGAAGGCGAAGAAATTGTAGCGGCAATCCTGAAGGCGGCAGAAGCAGGCATCAATGTGGTTGTTGTCAGCGACGACGCTTACTTTGGCCTCTTCTTCGAAGATTCATTGAAGGAATCTCTCTTTGGACAGCTGGCTAACCTGCATCCTCGTGTTCTCGCCATCAAGATTGACGGAGCTACTAAAGAGGAGTTCGTCTGGGGATTCCGTGTAGGATTCATCACCTACGCTTCGGAGAACAAGGAATTGCTGGCAGCACTGGAACAAAAAACGCTGGGCATTATCCGCGCCACCATTTCTAGCGGCCCGCATCCTTCACAGACCTTCGTGCTCGAAGCGCTCAAAGCGCCGGAATTCTCAGCTCAAAAGGAAGAGAAGTTCCAGATAATGAAAGGCCGCGCCAATACAGTGAAGACGCTGCTCGATAGTGGCAAGTACGGAGATGACGTATGGACCTATTATCCTTTTAACTCCGGTTACTTCATGTGTCTGAAGCTGCACACTGTTTCTGCAGAAGCGCTTCGTCTGCACCTGATCCATAATTACGGATTGGGTACGATCGCACTCGGCGAGACGGATCTGCGTATTGCATTCTCCTGTATCGAAGAGGAGAACCTGGAAGATCTATTCGATCTTGTCTATTCCGGTATCCGTGATTTGGAGAAAGCCTAA
- a CDS encoding YjcZ family sporulation protein — translation MSEEVRGGYGYGGFTSTGAILVLFILLVIISRSLFV, via the coding sequence ATGAGCGAAGAAGTAAGAGGCGGATACGGATACGGCGGATTTACCAGCACTGGAGCCATCCTGGTTCTCTTTATCCTGTTGGTTATCATCAGCCGTTCACTCTTTGTCTAA
- a CDS encoding ABC transporter permease: protein MNLKQLLRERRGRFMGSLLPYVGYIIQSGVAMVFLFVVIAFSAWYTSLLNNIPANVPIRWIMLALLLPAAVHSSFRTYLQSPDTIFLLPQGHRMQEYFVSVWVRGIVWKTLRLAFILITLWPLYIRTEGSPKLLWATALLVFGVKLLSSYGHWRELSMLSSAASKAYILLRWATGGLIIAAWLWQPAGRGSIFIILLALAYIAALAVPGRHAVPWEKLITEEKNQGGRALMILGWFVDVPGREQRVYSRRYLSKWGSGIPWQRGTSYRYLLTKSFARGDIFGIVMRMALLSLLLNWWNRSSLIGTAIYLFFLFVIGIQLSALRKLHSESFWLTVYPLPEGTRTGNTVQFVFQVLIVGAFLTWLPFLAAVGSRPLPVAGTLISGLLLAYIFKTYLSRKAARLEDEDL from the coding sequence ATGAACTTGAAGCAGCTGCTCCGGGAGCGGCGCGGCCGATTCATGGGAAGCTTACTGCCTTATGTAGGTTATATTATTCAGAGCGGTGTAGCGATGGTGTTTCTGTTCGTTGTGATTGCCTTTTCAGCATGGTATACATCCTTGCTGAACAATATTCCGGCAAATGTTCCTATACGTTGGATTATGCTGGCACTGCTGTTGCCTGCTGCTGTTCATAGCAGCTTCAGGACTTATCTACAAAGTCCTGACACCATATTCCTCCTTCCGCAGGGCCACCGAATGCAAGAGTATTTTGTCTCTGTTTGGGTCAGGGGGATCGTATGGAAAACGCTGCGGTTAGCGTTCATATTAATCACACTTTGGCCTCTATACATACGAACTGAAGGGTCGCCGAAGCTGTTATGGGCAACTGCACTGCTTGTGTTTGGTGTTAAGCTGCTGTCTAGCTATGGGCACTGGCGGGAGTTATCCATGTTATCGAGTGCTGCCTCTAAAGCCTATATCCTGTTGCGGTGGGCCACCGGAGGACTAATTATTGCAGCATGGCTGTGGCAGCCTGCCGGACGAGGTTCCATATTCATTATTCTTCTGGCTTTGGCTTACATAGCAGCGCTTGCCGTCCCTGGTCGTCATGCTGTTCCGTGGGAGAAGCTGATCACGGAGGAAAAGAATCAGGGCGGACGGGCATTAATGATTCTGGGCTGGTTTGTCGATGTGCCGGGACGTGAGCAACGTGTATATTCTCGCCGGTATCTCTCCAAATGGGGGAGCGGCATTCCTTGGCAACGGGGGACATCTTACCGTTATTTGCTAACCAAAAGCTTCGCACGAGGAGATATATTCGGTATTGTTATGCGAATGGCTCTCTTATCCCTTCTGCTTAACTGGTGGAATCGCTCCAGCCTTATAGGTACAGCCATATATTTATTCTTCCTGTTCGTAATCGGAATTCAATTGTCAGCACTGCGTAAATTGCATAGTGAATCCTTTTGGCTGACGGTCTATCCACTACCAGAAGGAACCCGGACGGGCAATACCGTACAATTCGTATTTCAGGTCCTCATTGTAGGAGCTTTCCTAACGTGGCTTCCTTTTCTAGCCGCTGTTGGATCCCGTCCTCTTCCTGTGGCAGGAACGTTAATATCGGGTCTATTGTTGGCTTATATCTTCAAAACCTACTTGTCCCGCAAGGCAGCGCGTTTAGAGGATGAGGATTTGTAG
- a CDS encoding ABC transporter ATP-binding protein produces the protein MSSSPVLQITGLSGGYSMNRPVLHDVSLQVQPGEMIGLIGLNGAGKSTTMKHILGLMSPHKGEITVQGKTREADPNQYHSALSFVPESPLLYEEMTVREHIEFTARAYGVERSDYESRSSHLAALFHMEDKMDSLSAHLSKGMKQKVMIMCAFVARPALYVIDEPFLGLDPLGIRSLLDFMMELKKGGASILLSSHILSTIENYCDRFIVLHQGKIIAQGTLKEMASAAGQHGLSLEQLFYELVQGGK, from the coding sequence ATGAGTTCATCCCCCGTACTGCAAATTACGGGCTTAAGCGGCGGTTACAGTATGAATAGACCTGTACTGCACGATGTTTCACTTCAAGTCCAGCCCGGGGAAATGATCGGGCTGATCGGTTTAAACGGAGCAGGTAAGAGTACGACCATGAAGCATATTCTTGGATTAATGTCACCGCATAAGGGCGAGATAACGGTACAAGGCAAGACGCGGGAGGCTGATCCCAATCAGTATCACAGTGCCTTGTCTTTTGTACCTGAATCCCCTTTGCTCTACGAAGAAATGACGGTTCGCGAGCATATCGAATTTACAGCCCGTGCCTACGGAGTAGAACGCAGTGATTATGAATCACGCAGCAGTCATTTGGCTGCTCTGTTCCATATGGAAGACAAGATGGACAGTCTGTCGGCCCATCTATCCAAAGGGATGAAACAGAAGGTCATGATTATGTGTGCCTTCGTTGCACGCCCGGCGTTGTATGTCATCGACGAGCCTTTCCTGGGTCTAGACCCGCTGGGTATTCGTTCTTTGCTTGATTTCATGATGGAGTTGAAGAAGGGGGGAGCATCCATCTTACTTAGCTCCCACATTCTTTCAACCATCGAGAATTACTGCGACCGCTTTATTGTATTACATCAAGGGAAGATTATTGCCCAAGGTACCCTGAAGGAAATGGCTTCGGCAGCCGGACAGCACGGCTTATCGCTGGAGCAGCTGTTCTACGAGCTGGTTCAGGGGGGGAAATGA
- a CDS encoding DEAD/DEAH box helicase: protein MNSVSFAAIGIEEDFVTRLSEFGINAPSPVQEQTIPLLLAGRDVIAASQTGTGKTLAYLLPLLQNINPEKRIVQKVVLAPTQELAMQILREAERYGAHRGIGVMGLIGGAAIKRQIDKLREHPQLVVGTPGRIRELIGLRKLKMHEVTTIVIDEADQMFQLSGAGEVAKIVSSALRTRQLVMLSATIGPETKALASREMKNPAEVGIDPGVMTAQGLEHHYVVAEERNKIDMLRRVIRHYNPEKAIVFVNATEDIAEIKAKLEHLGLTAAALYGDADKVTRSHVLSKFRDGKFRVLVASDVAARGLDIENLSLVVSFDPAFDSEHYVHRAGRTGRMGRKGLSVTLVTEQQTFIMRKFARELDIELTEREMYAGKVLSSDEARTSNRSNSGPARESNKAPRREDTAVRSDKPQARVAGAAPIAGAGRRPATTTGQGNVNNQAGNEITREQPRSAVPGRESRNGTAAPQGSVRGSKADRERDRKNKGAPKWLKDKTPRGDGQ from the coding sequence ATGAATAGTGTTTCTTTTGCGGCAATCGGTATAGAGGAAGATTTTGTAACCAGGTTGTCCGAATTCGGTATTAATGCCCCATCACCAGTGCAGGAGCAAACGATCCCTCTGCTTCTTGCAGGCAGGGATGTAATTGCCGCTTCACAAACGGGAACTGGCAAGACGCTGGCTTACTTGCTCCCGCTTCTCCAGAATATTAACCCTGAGAAAAGGATCGTACAGAAAGTGGTGCTGGCACCGACACAGGAGCTTGCGATGCAGATTCTACGCGAAGCGGAGCGTTATGGCGCACATCGCGGCATTGGTGTGATGGGATTGATTGGTGGAGCAGCTATCAAACGCCAGATCGATAAGCTGCGTGAGCATCCTCAGCTCGTAGTAGGAACCCCAGGTCGAATCCGGGAGTTAATTGGACTTCGCAAGCTGAAAATGCATGAGGTTACCACCATTGTAATTGATGAGGCGGATCAAATGTTCCAGCTCAGCGGTGCGGGTGAAGTAGCGAAGATTGTCAGCAGTGCACTGCGTACCCGTCAGTTAGTCATGTTGTCGGCAACGATCGGGCCAGAGACGAAAGCACTGGCTTCACGGGAAATGAAAAATCCGGCCGAGGTGGGGATCGATCCTGGTGTGATGACGGCCCAAGGTCTGGAGCACCATTATGTTGTGGCTGAAGAACGGAATAAGATAGACATGTTGCGACGTGTCATTCGCCATTATAATCCGGAGAAGGCGATTGTGTTCGTAAATGCAACAGAGGATATTGCAGAGATTAAAGCCAAGCTGGAACATCTTGGACTTACTGCAGCCGCCTTGTATGGCGATGCCGACAAGGTGACACGGAGCCATGTACTATCCAAGTTCCGTGATGGGAAATTCCGTGTACTCGTTGCAAGCGATGTAGCTGCTAGAGGGTTGGACATTGAGAATTTATCTTTGGTGGTCAGCTTTGATCCCGCCTTTGACTCCGAGCACTATGTGCACCGTGCAGGACGTACAGGTCGGATGGGACGCAAGGGCTTATCCGTAACTCTTGTTACTGAGCAGCAGACATTTATTATGCGTAAATTTGCCCGGGAGCTGGATATTGAGTTAACAGAACGTGAAATGTATGCCGGAAAAGTATTGTCATCCGATGAAGCACGTACTTCCAATCGCAGCAACAGCGGGCCGGCCAGAGAGTCTAACAAAGCTCCACGCCGCGAGGATACCGCTGTACGGAGCGATAAGCCGCAAGCCCGGGTGGCAGGTGCTGCACCGATTGCAGGCGCAGGCAGAAGACCAGCGACAACTACAGGTCAAGGAAATGTAAATAACCAAGCCGGTAATGAGATTACACGGGAGCAGCCTCGAAGTGCTGTGCCTGGCAGGGAGTCCCGTAACGGAACAGCAGCACCGCAGGGAAGTGTGCGGGGCAGCAAAGCGGATCGTGAACGTGACCGTAAAAATAAAGGTGCGCCAAAATGGTTGAAAGACAAAACGCCAAGAGGTGATGGTCAATGA
- a CDS encoding SDR family NAD(P)-dependent oxidoreductase produces the protein MRLKDKIVVITGASSGIGAITAQMLSKRGAIPILIARSEDKLKETASGIQGRFGMYTCDVRDSARVEETFAEILHAYGRIDILLNNAGYGKFADFTEMPSEEFQDMMDVNYMGIVRCTKAVVPHMLERGSGQIVNVASMAGKIGSSRAVAYTASKHAVLGFTNALRQELRKSGVVISAVNPGPIATDFFKIADPTGTYVKNVAKMMMTPEHVSEQIIKTMEKSKEEMDLPGLAAFGIRLYGLFPRLADKLTYNVMNKK, from the coding sequence ATGAGACTGAAGGATAAGATTGTTGTTATAACGGGAGCTTCCAGCGGTATTGGGGCTATTACAGCCCAAATGCTCAGCAAACGAGGCGCAATTCCCATTCTGATAGCGCGTTCTGAGGACAAGCTTAAAGAAACGGCGTCTGGAATACAGGGAAGGTTCGGAATGTATACTTGTGATGTAAGAGACTCTGCAAGGGTTGAGGAGACGTTTGCAGAAATTTTGCATGCGTACGGCAGAATTGATATCTTGTTGAATAATGCAGGTTACGGGAAATTCGCTGATTTCACAGAAATGCCCTCTGAAGAATTCCAAGATATGATGGATGTAAATTATATGGGGATTGTTCGATGTACCAAGGCTGTGGTGCCTCATATGCTGGAGCGGGGAAGCGGACAGATCGTGAATGTGGCCTCCATGGCGGGCAAGATTGGCAGCAGCAGAGCGGTAGCTTATACGGCCTCTAAACATGCTGTGCTCGGCTTCACTAATGCGCTGCGCCAGGAGCTTCGTAAGAGCGGAGTTGTAATCTCAGCCGTTAATCCCGGCCCGATTGCTACAGACTTTTTCAAGATTGCCGATCCGACAGGTACATACGTAAAGAACGTGGCCAAGATGATGATGACACCGGAACATGTGTCTGAGCAAATAATCAAGACCATGGAGAAGAGCAAGGAAGAGATGGATCTACCGGGGCTGGCGGCCTTTGGGATACGCCTGTACGGGCTCTTTCCCCGCCTTGCAGACAAGCTTACCTATAATGTAATGAACAAGAAATAG
- a CDS encoding chemotaxis protein CheX — MKAEVINPFLESARIVIEQVIQVSPSTGSLGIKEIELIDNHIWIQVGMTGQLSGNIIFGIAEAVALRMVSAMMGGYVITEMDEMGKSAISELGNMISGNASTILSNQGVMVDITPPKLMKSESMTFMPRRALSIPLLMDGIGELDIQVVIA; from the coding sequence ATGAAGGCAGAAGTAATTAACCCATTTTTAGAATCTGCACGTATTGTAATTGAACAGGTGATTCAAGTCTCACCGTCCACCGGCAGTTTGGGAATTAAAGAGATCGAGCTGATCGATAATCATATATGGATCCAAGTAGGGATGACGGGGCAGCTGAGCGGAAATATTATATTCGGAATCGCAGAAGCGGTTGCTCTCCGAATGGTATCTGCTATGATGGGCGGCTACGTTATCACTGAGATGGATGAAATGGGCAAGAGTGCAATTTCGGAGCTGGGCAACATGATTAGCGGAAATGCCAGCACGATTTTGTCGAATCAGGGAGTAATGGTCGATATTACACCTCCCAAGCTAATGAAGTCGGAGAGCATGACATTTATGCCACGCAGAGCCCTTAGCATCCCGTTATTAATGGATGGAATTGGAGAACTGGATATTCAGGTAGTGATCGCTTAA